The Arachis ipaensis cultivar K30076 chromosome B07, Araip1.1, whole genome shotgun sequence genomic interval aaagtcactcccaaaatcctcctttgaaagattggtacatgagattgggatgcgccgatttcgagacattaaatgatgtcggcaagagggggagactgtactcttttttccttggtcagatttttttcccattgggtttttcttgacaaggtttttaatgaggcagtccccattacaaaggatattgtactctttttccttcactaaggtttttcccACAGGGTTTtcttttagtaaggttttaacgaggcaataatcctaaaatGGACATCCAAGGGGAGTGTTACAATATGGATGTCCATATCCATTCTATGTCTACTCAGCAAGCACTCTTGGAAAGTACATGCATTTAAGAATGTGCGGTGCATGCTTTCCAACCTTTGAAAATGTGAACCTTGAATTTGTATAAATAGAGGAATGATCTTAGGCTTTATACGGCAACATAAGCAAGTAATAAAAACCTATTCCCTCTTTATGTTACAATCAAATATTCTTCTCCTTATATTTCTACTacaattttttctcttcttttattttataagtattttaaattctattttctattactctttacatataatattaatagcaatattaatcatctttattatattgaaattgaaacaataaacaaatgcgattctctctctttatttttaatacttctttctatctttgtatatatatacacaatacaacatataattttattatatatatatataaattattattgagctaattattttaatactagagtcttctatttatacatctctattatatatatatcttttatttcacaACACAAAGATAATTGTATAATAATGTAACGCGATAATCTCCTCATTTTTATTAAGTTATTAAGTGCTTTAAATTGAGCTATTTAGTAGCAATCACTTTTTATGATAAAGACGATAATGTTTGGTGTTTAGAATCTACTTCAACTAGAAATTGTGTAATATCCACCATACTTGTTTTATTTGTAGAAGTGCATTGCAAAATTGTTTaacatttgatatataatttgatgTTTAGATTTAATTTGNNNNNNNNNNNNNNNNNNNNNNNNNNNNNNNNNNNNNNNNNNNNNNNNNNNNNNNNNNNNNNNNNNNNNNNNNNNNNNNNNNNNNNNNNNNNNNNNNNNNNNNNNNNNNNNNNNNNNNNNNNNNNNNNNNNNNNNNNNNNNNNNNNNNNNNNNNNNNNNNNNNNNNNNNNNNNNNNNNNNNNNNNNNNNNNNNNNNNNNNNNNNNNNNNNNNNNNNNNNNNNNNNNNNNNNNNNNNNNNNNNNNNNNNNNNNNNNNNNNNNNNNNNNNNNNNNNNNNNNNNNNNNNNNNNNNNNNNNNNNNNNNNNNNNNNNNNNNNNNNNNNNNNNNNNNNNNNNNNNNNNNNNNNNNNNNNNNNNNNNNNNNNNNNNNNNNNNNNNNNNNNNNNNNNNNNNNNNNNNNTTTCATAAAGatctgaaaaattatatatcaccAAATAAATTAAAGATGGAGAGACTTTTTCCATTGAGAACGGAAATGGGATCCAGAGAAGAGAAGTTCCAGAGGCTATTGATGAGTAAGAAGTAGGGACTAGGGAGTTATCTTAGTCCACATTTCCTTTCACTGATGCGGATCTCTATTATTAACCTATTTTTAAGGTGAAAACTCAAATGCAATTGATTTTATGTGAATTTAATGTCTAAAAatttattagataaaaatttaattaaatcagtTAAATTATTTAACTGCTCTTAtttattaacttcacgtgaagtcaactgTAAATGAATTTTCACCTGTTTTTAAAGTATTTCTTAACTAAATACTTTTTTTAAAGTTAGTTATTAAGTGAAACTACATGTATAAATTGTCTACGAAAATCCAACTTCAGGACTTCAAGTCTTCAGCATATATAGATAGTATTAATCTAAAACTATCCACTTTAAGAAAACAAACAGAATACAACATATACAAACCAAAGCGAAAATTCTGCAAATAAAAAATCTGATTAAACAAGCtactttatttaattaatttatttagactCTTCCTTCTTTATTACTGAAGTTACTCTAGTTATAACTCAGCTCATTCTAACGTTCACCTACAGTTAAGATTATGTTACAATTTAAGTCACCGATTCCGAGAAACCAGCGAGTCAGTCAACTCGTTAGTTCGTTCACTCAATGGCGGCGGGCGCCGCCGGCGACTCTCCACGCGGATGTAGCAATGAGTGGCCTCATTTGCCAACCGAGCAACAGACACCCGTCGTTCTCCTCCACNNNNNNNNNNNNNNNNNNNNNNNNNGGTCGGTCCTCCCCTTCGCACGCCACAACGTTGCATATCTGCCTCCCTAAGTAAACCTCCGAAAGAGTCCCATCCTCATTTACCGATCCTTCCATCGAATCAAACAAACTCGAGTAATAATGCATCGCCTCCGTGAACCGTTCAAAAAACACAGGACCGTTATGGTTCGCTTCCTGCTCCACCACCGTTACTATCTCCGGTTCGATATTTTTTACTGTGTTCAAAACCCTCTCGAGAGAACCGGGCTTGGCGAGCATACGGTGAAGCTCAAAGACGGCGTTAACGGCGACGGCTTCTCCTGGTTTGATATCAAGAGCCGTTGGATCAAGATCCGAGAGGCTGTTACAGCCGAATCCCCGGAACTCGAACCGAACCTGAATCGTTCTCGCAAGCTGCGAAAGCCTCCAACCGACTTGTTGAAGAGTGTCGGTGTCCTCCGGCGATGTCGGTCCGATTCCGGTTAACCGGAATGATGGTGGTCCGCCGGGACGGAGTGCCAGGGCCTGCATGAGGGCGGGCCACTGAAGCCCCTGCTTCAGGCCGAAATCGATGACGTGGACGGTGGTTGCGGAGGAGAAAGCTTCTAGAATCGCTTGGTTGGCGGTGAAGTGCGCGAATTTGAGGTACGGGCAAGTCTCGTAGAAGTGGACGTGGAGCATGTCGGAGAGCGAGGGGCTCATGGACTCCTCCGGGAACGCGCCGTAGATTCGACGCGCCAACGCGTGAGAAAAGTTGGCGGCGACTTTCCTCATCGCACCGCCCTGCTGCGACGCGAGGACCGACGCGTGGTTCACGAGCACGTCAGCGAGGTCAAGCTTCTCTTCCTGGATCGCCTGCGCGCAGGCCATGAGCGCGTGAACGAGACGCACGCCAGTGTCCTCGACCGCCACACAATGGCACGTGAGGTCTGAGTGTGGCTCCACTTGCGATTTTACGGTTTCGGTAACCGCTCTAAGGTCGTTGTAGTTGGCTGAGTTTCCGTTGAGAATGTTGAACTGTAAAGGGTCCTCCAGGATTTGCGTAAACGGCAGTGAATTGGTGATTGTGGTGTCGTTTTGGTTATTGTTGTGGGTGGTCGTGGGGGTGAGCATGGTTTTTTCCCAGGGGAAGACATCGTTGGGGTCATCATAGTGAACGACGGCGTCGTCTGAAGCGACGTTGGAAGAGGTACCGTCTTCGCGTGCATTGACATTATTATCCATCATCACCTTTTCGAGCTGCTGGTCCAGCTTCTGGCCCACGTCAGCCATGTTGTCCTTTGATCGCACCTTCTTGTAGCCTATAGCTGCTAGCAATTCGTCCAT includes:
- the LOC107610130 gene encoding DELLA protein GAI, whose product is MITDDNIFAGSSSYEPFSMSGGNCMDELLAAIGYKKVRSKDNMADVGQKLDQQLEKVMMDNNVNAREDGTSSNVASDDAVVHYDDPNDVFPWEKTMLTPTTTHNNNQNDTTITNSLPFTQILEDPLQFNILNGNSANYNDLRAVTETVKSQVEPHSDLTCHCVAVEDTGVRLVHALMACAQAIQEEKLDLADVLVNHASVLASQQGGAMRKVAANFSHALARRIYGAFPEESMSPSLSDMLHVHFYETCPYLKFAHFTANQAILEAFSSATTVHVIDFGLKQGLQWPALMQALALRPGGPPSFRLTGIGPTSPEDTDTLQQVGWRLSQLARTIQVRFEFRGFGCNSLSDLDPTALDIKPGEAVAVNAVFELHRMLAKPGSLERVLNTVKNIEPEIVTVVEQEANHNGPVFFERFTEAMHYYSSLFDSMEGSVNEDGTLSEVYLGRQICNVVACEGEDRPXXXXXXXXVEENDGCLLLGWQMRPLIATSAWRVAGGARRH